The Mycolicibacterium aurum genome segment GGCGCGCACATCACCGGGATCGAGCATGTCAATGACCGCTGGGACAAGGTCTCGGTCTTCTCACCGTCGATGAACAAGGTCGTCGTCAACGACGTGTACAAGGCGGCGAATCCGGGTGCACCGACGTTCTACCTGCTGCCCGGCATCGATGGCGGCGACGACATCGCGGGCGGTGGCATCGCGCCGGGCGGGAAGAGCTGGTTCGGCACGACCGACATCCAGGGCTTCTTCGCCGACAAGAACGTCAACGTGGTGTCGCCGCTGGGCGGCCAATTCAGTTGGTACACGAACTGGATCGCCGATCCCAGCAGGCAGTACCAGACTTACATGACCCAGGAGCTGCCTCCGCTGATCGACGAGGAATACAACACCAGCGGCAAGAACGGCGTCGGTGGTCTGTCCAGCACCGGCGGCACCGCCCTCGATTACGCCGTCCAGGTGCCGGGTCTCGATCAGGGTGTCGGGTCCTACAGCGGATTCCTCACTCCCGCAGACAATGCCGGGCAGGTCGCACTCACCTTGTCGAGCGGCGGCGCGAACGCCGACGCGATGTGGGGACCGCAGGGCGGGCCGCTCTGGGTGGCCCATGACCCGTCCAAGAATGTCGAGAAGTTGCGCGGTGTCGCGGTGTATGTCGCCGCGTCCCCGTCGGGCAATCCCGGTGCCGTCGACCGGTTGCCCCCGAACTTCGGACCGAACATCACCGGCGGATTCATCGAGCGCATCGTCGCCGACAGCACCCGGGTCTTCGCCGATCGGGCTGCGGCCGCGGGCGTTCCGGTCACCTACGTTGTCCGCCCCGACGGCTCCCACACGTGGGGCCTGTTCGAATCGGAGATGCAGGAGTCCTGGAACGCGACGATCGGGCCGGCCCTGGCCTAGTAGCCCGCGCAGCCGTTCAGCCGGTCAGTGCCATGTCCCAGAATGCGGTCTCGCGCGTGAGCACGTCGGCGATCACGGCGTCGTTGCCCGCCGGGGTGGCCAACTCCTCGAGCGCGTTGACGTAGCTCGCGAACCCGGGATCGGTCCAGTGCTCCACGAACTCCCGGAACGGCGAGGAGTCGGACGCCGCCG includes the following:
- a CDS encoding alpha/beta hydrolase translates to MISLLRRGAGRAVALATVMGVLAVSVVPVASAQPPGAHITGIEHVNDRWDKVSVFSPSMNKVVVNDVYKAANPGAPTFYLLPGIDGGDDIAGGGIAPGGKSWFGTTDIQGFFADKNVNVVSPLGGQFSWYTNWIADPSRQYQTYMTQELPPLIDEEYNTSGKNGVGGLSSTGGTALDYAVQVPGLDQGVGSYSGFLTPADNAGQVALTLSSGGANADAMWGPQGGPLWVAHDPSKNVEKLRGVAVYVAASPSGNPGAVDRLPPNFGPNITGGFIERIVADSTRVFADRAAAAGVPVTYVVRPDGSHTWGLFESEMQESWNATIGPALA